GGTTCGTAGGAACCTTCTTAGGTTCacaatgaaaattattattcACTCTGCTACCGACCATTTCTGTGCTGCATATGCAGTCTACCATATTATCATAAAATGCGTAGCTTCTCCTCAGGAATTCTTCAAGgtaatgttacattattaatagcTTTATTGTGAGCCGccaatattttgttatttttaccaGAATCCATATACAAATCCTTGTGTAATTGCTGCAAACTGACAAGAATGTAGGTTGTTCTCTGGTACGGTGGAGGAATTAGGTGTAACGTCAAGAACGCATTGTTAAAGGAAACATATGCAATTTAACTCTGTTGCTTTTCTGAGAAATATCTCTGGAACAGCTCGAGTCACTGACCTGTCTAACCATCTCCGTAGCTCGTGGGATTACTCCAGGAACATGACCTTTCCTCCGTTTTCACAGCAGcatattttttgtatatttttgagAAGTCATTAGAATCCCCACTGAAACAACATTCTGAGCAGCCTTCACATTCAAGAACATCTTTGCAGCTTCCTCTTGCAAAACAGTTGGCTCCTCTTTATAGATGTCGCAAGCCCAGTACTTCATTTGAAGGATTTTCTCTGATaacagtcatatacagtactgtattaataTATGTATCCTTGATGACATGATCACTGGAAGTAATGAGTTTTATAAACAGTGcccttcacatttatttttacctgTGATAACATAGCAACAAAACGCATAATAGAACAAGCTCGAGTTTgcttaaaaatctaaaaatgttacACTCTGATTGTAATAGCATAACACGGAGCAAAGCCACATTTGCCATACACAATTGAATCACAGAAAACAGAGGtgtaacatttattaatatctctgcaactcacatctggcaacccactgaagctaagcaggtgtgagcctggtcagtacctggatgggagacctctttgGAAAACTAGGGCTCCTGGGCCGAGCGGTGGCTCTGACTGGAAGGtttccggttcaaatcccgcggccagcagaggaatcctactccgttgggcccctgagcaaggcccttaacactaactgctccaggggcgccgtacaatggctgaccctgggctctgaccccaagcctctctccctgtctgtctgtgtcttcatggagaaaagctggggtatgcaaaaagatgaattcctaatgcaagaaaatgtatagggctaataaagaaacattattacattattattattattattattattattattaactaaggttgctgctggaagaggtgctagtgtggccagcagggggcgctcaccctgtggtctgtgtgggtcctaacgctccagtatagtgacagggacactatactgttaacaggtgctgtccttaggatgagacgtaaaaccgaggtccagactctctgttgtcattaaaaatcccagggtgtttcttgaaaagagtatgggtgtaaccccagtgtcctggccaaatttcccattggcccttaccaatcatggccttctaataatccccatctatgaattggcttcattactctgctctcctccccacggatagctggtgtgtggtgagcgttctggcgcactatggctgctgtcgcatcatccaggtggagctgcacattggtggtggtggcggaggggagttctcattacctgtaaagcgctttaaatggagtgtccagaaaagcactataaaagtgtaagcaattatttttcttataaaCCAGAACTAAGTCTTATAGTTAGCTTTTCAGACATCCTCATCACTGATGTATTTGGAGTGAAAAAGGCAAAGCTCATGCTATGAAAACACTCACGAACTAAAAGATGTGCCAGGAGAGTCTGACCAAACAGCTGCTTCACTCTGAGAAGATGCTCACGTTTGAGTTTGACAGGAATGTCTTGCCAGGGTATAAATACCTACAGTAGCTGTGACCATCCCAGACAGGAACATGGTACATTTAGTCCAGCTTCTGACAAATCAAGACATGAATATGTTCCCTAGGgtaatgtttttcctttttatgtttgTCTTTTTCCACTAGGCTTGACAAATCAAATTGTCTCTTTACCTGTGTGAAACCAACACTCTAGTGCTTATGCAACAGTCTAAAGCACTCAAATCACCTTTTCCATGAATGATAAATCAAAAAGAATCAATCTGATCACTAATCTTCTAAAATCATAGGGATATGTTTCCTGGTGCTctatacattatacacaatgtATGTTTGGGAACAGCAAGTAGGAAGGCTGCTTCTTTCTTCAGCCacaaggtggaactaaagataTTTTTTCAGTAGGTCTAATGTATTGGAGGATGAATATTAAAATCCTTACAGACTTCtatgatatttaaaatgaattacctatgtagttttatttttattctaagAAATGTCTAATTCTTAAACCCAAACCACTTTCTTTGCAGAGGGCAATTCTCACACCTCACTTCTAAAAGGTGAATGGCCATACTGCAGCACTCTATGGGATACAGAGCCTAGTAATTTGTGCAAGTTCATCGGTGACCTTACGTCCCATTGCCCTCTCTCTGCACTCTCTCCTGTTTTGCGTCTTGTAAACACCTGTTTCTCAAGTGAACACTGCATCCCAACtgaaatgcaatgtttttttttttaccacagtcCTGGCTCTTTGAAAAGTCAGAGTCATACTTTTAGATACAGTAGGTAGTAACTGTACATCAGGGCACCTTTAACACCTACCTGTATTAACGTCTTAAACTAACAAGTCTCAACAGTAGATAACAGACCACAAAttgtactaaaaaaaaaaagtgtttttacacACAAGAACACTCATAATAGAAACTATACTCGACAGAACAATTAAGAgtaaagtgaaagaaaattcaTAGAAACAATATTTTACTATTTACTTTTATATTCAGTGTTTATTCACAAACAGCGaggtaataaaacaaatagaaTAAAAGTACATTTACAGCAAAAGAAACACTACCAATAAATAACACTCcattacaaaaaacagaaaacaatttcaATAAATAACACTTTACTTACAATAACTGAAAGGGAATATGCACAAGTATACATATACACAGTGTAGGTATGAACAGCAAATTGTTTCACAGATGGGCACTACATCATCCTGGTCAATCGCACACTGTATTACTATAGGCATATTTCTTCTACATATACACCCAAGATTTTAAATGCAcacttttttaaacagaagaCAGATTGTACAGTGATCTGCTCTTCCAATATAACTTTTAATAGATCTTCAGAGTGCTTTTGTTGTTTAAGGCTCTGCCTTTACAGCCCAGAAGACATTGCGTGCAGCCTCTCCCACACTCGGGCTCTGTGCTCTGGCTGGAGGCAGGGCTCAATGGCCACGCTGGTCTGCTGGACCCGCCTCTGGAATCTGTCCCGGTCTCTGGCCATTTCCTGCCAGCATGCTCCACTGCGTGCGGCACGGCTGGCAAAGGCCCACACCACCAGGGGGCGCACCACCACAGTATCgctgaaccgcacctgaaagatGAGAGCAAGCTTACTTCTGCTGCTGTGCACCAGTCTAGCCTAAACTACAGTTTTCAGCAAACAGCTTGAGCAAGGCAGAGACACTGGGCTCATAAACTTCAGCAAGAGGTTCTGTCcaccattttctaaaaaaacaaaaagctcaTGTACGAAACTCCTGATTTACATTTGCCTTTCGGTTTCTAAACcaacatgttttgttttggcAGAAGCTGTAAGTTTCCAGCTGAACTCCTATTATTACTTTGAGCTTTAATATTAGTCACTTTTCAGAACTAGGCTAAACCAAAAATTCTCTGCTAGATTTTTGGGGCAGATATGTATCTAGAGCAGCAGCTGCATTAAAGAAAGGATTGAATTTAAAGCCAGACCTCAGTGAAAGGAGCTTTGTTACACCATCAGAAACACTTTTGAAATGGTACACACAGAGGTCTCCTACTGAATTCTTGATTTAAAAGGCTGGAGGATTCAGGCATCTCCAGATGGAGAGCAAATAATTAATGATCATCATAAATGATTAACTGGATGTATTCCTATATCTTTTACTCTGTGAGGGAAAACCAGTATTGCCAATATATACTGGGTCTGGTCACATGGTTTGTGACTAACCCGTGACACTCCCAATACTTCCAGTCAGCAGACTGATGACAACAAGCTACAAAACCAGCCCTCTCAGCATGCCCCTAACCTGATGATTAAAAGCTGCCACCTTAATTCTTCCCAacctttccattaaaaaaaaaaaactactgctCTCTTCGCAGAATTACCAACTATCAGAACTGACTTTTCTCCTTATCGAAAAGGTGTTCACTAAGGTTGGGGAAATAAAACCCCAAAACATTTCTTGTGTGACTACGTAGAATTCAACATTTAAACAAGACGTCTAATGATTTGCTTTCCAAAGCTGAACTACCCACGGCGACAACTTCTTTCAGCGAGGTTAATGAATTTGGCAGGACAGCAATAGCCGTGCCTGTTTACACCATTTCAGCAATAACCGTCCCCCAAAGCCTTAGATCCCTTATGTTGGGGTTTCCTGCTCAGAGCAAATTCGTTTTCCTAACGTTACACCTTCCCCTTCTCTTCTCCATACGTACACACTTGGCTTCTTTCTCTCACTTACATCAGTGTTGCAGCAGAGCTCCTCCCTTACCATATCAAACAGCATCATCTGTCTGTCTGGTTCACAACACCCTTGGTGACTAAACACTCTTTCAGCTCTACGCATCACCATGTCCTTCCACGCATGAGGAATAACATTCCATGACAGCATCTGGTCTCAAGCATCTGTTTAGGCAGCCTGCTGACCCTGGCACTTCTCAATAATTAACCACGCTGGTAAAGGCTCAGCTCTGATGTTATACTCATCAGCTCCTCTTTACCTTCTTGCCTTCGATCTTCCCTTCCTGCAGACGGCAGCAATCCTTCCCCTCCTGTACATTTTTCAGGCCGCCGTCCTCTCCTTTCCAGCTCCCAGGAGGCTCTGCTTCGCCAGTCTCCTCGCCTTCCTcacttttccttttcttctcctttccacAGGGACCCAGGAATGCAAAGGGATTGTAAGGGTCATCACTCCGGAGGAACGACTCCCATAGCTCAGCTGTGGCCTCAGGCATCTCGTCGCTCATCCCAGACTCATCTTCCCAGTTTTCttcatcttcctcctcctcttcctcttcttcttcttcatctGACCACTCTGCATCGTCTTCGTCCTCCACACCCTCCGATGGGCTCAAACTGGATACACGGCTCAGAATCCTGTGGGAAACCCAGCACTCACCAGGGGAGGAGAAGCTGCTCTTGGGAACAGTGTCCAGGATTCCTTGGGAGCAGCTACCAGTCATACTGCCCGGATCCTCGCCCTTCAGATCACGTTCCGCTTCCAGTTCCTCTTCTGAATCCCATTCTAGCCAGTCAGAAATGTCCCTCTCCCGTAGGCCATCCTCATGCCCGGCCTGCCTCTTGCCCAGGACTGTGGGCACTGCCTCACTCTCTCGCCTTGACTGTTCACAGGACATCATGCTTCCGCTGGCTTTATCCGACAGAGTGCGGGAATAGGAGTGGACTTTCCCGGCAAGGAATGGTGACATTTTGGGTCTGACGAACACCAAGGCATCCATG
Above is a genomic segment from Lepisosteus oculatus isolate fLepOcu1 chromosome 1, fLepOcu1.hap2, whole genome shotgun sequence containing:
- the ppp1r15a gene encoding protein phosphatase 1 regulatory subunit 15A, which encodes MVSVRTGIMGPDRLSLNPTPGHCLASYLCPLKYIMPSEGNALFPHVTHRYVTGEKQEVNLTEIMEYKVFRQSLHFLWGAVTKILNCFMDALVFVRPKMSPFLAGKVHSYSRTLSDKASGSMMSCEQSRRESEAVPTVLGKRQAGHEDGLRERDISDWLEWDSEEELEAERDLKGEDPGSMTGSCSQGILDTVPKSSFSSPGECWVSHRILSRVSSLSPSEGVEDEDDAEWSDEEEEEEEEEEDEENWEDESGMSDEMPEATAELWESFLRSDDPYNPFAFLGPCGKEKKRKSEEGEETGEAEPPGSWKGEDGGLKNVQEGKDCCRLQEGKIEGKKVRFSDTVVVRPLVVWAFASRAARSGACWQEMARDRDRFQRRVQQTSVAIEPCLQPEHRARVWERLHAMSSGL